A single Notoacmeibacter ruber DNA region contains:
- a CDS encoding branched-chain amino acid ABC transporter permease — protein sequence MNTSLLVQLLVNGAIVGMLYGIVAMCFVLIYKSTQVVNFAQGEFVVLGAWVCLSLVVSMGLPFWLAFLFSLVFMMLFGILVQVVLLRPLVGEPVISVIMATIGLSIFMRSTMNWIFGNNAVRFPQVFDTATVQIAGLNVETAYIMSLVLSLFVMGLFFWFFQYSRWGLAMRATAWNQQIAQSLGISVGRVFAMAWAISAVVSGIAGVVIGLVSAVSNSLAIIGIKVFPAVIVGGLDSIVGAIIGGLTIGILENLAEFVDGQYLHVGNMYSVAPFYVLLIILMIKPYGLFGTPDIERV from the coding sequence ATGAACACCTCACTTCTCGTCCAGCTTCTGGTGAACGGCGCCATTGTCGGCATGCTCTACGGCATCGTCGCCATGTGCTTCGTGCTCATCTACAAATCGACACAGGTCGTGAACTTCGCCCAGGGCGAATTCGTGGTCCTTGGCGCATGGGTCTGTCTGTCCCTCGTCGTCTCCATGGGCCTGCCCTTCTGGCTCGCCTTTCTCTTTTCGCTCGTGTTCATGATGCTGTTCGGCATTCTGGTTCAGGTCGTCCTGTTACGACCGTTGGTCGGTGAACCGGTCATTTCGGTCATCATGGCAACGATCGGCCTGTCGATCTTCATGCGGTCGACCATGAACTGGATCTTCGGCAACAATGCCGTCCGCTTTCCGCAGGTCTTCGATACCGCAACGGTCCAGATTGCGGGCCTCAATGTCGAGACCGCCTACATTATGAGCTTGGTGCTCTCACTATTCGTGATGGGTCTCTTCTTCTGGTTCTTCCAGTATTCGCGCTGGGGACTGGCGATGCGCGCCACCGCCTGGAACCAGCAGATCGCTCAATCGCTCGGTATCTCGGTCGGACGGGTCTTCGCAATGGCTTGGGCCATCTCGGCGGTCGTCTCGGGCATCGCCGGCGTGGTCATCGGCCTCGTCTCGGCCGTCTCCAACTCACTCGCCATCATCGGCATCAAGGTCTTCCCGGCCGTGATCGTTGGCGGTCTGGACTCCATTGTCGGCGCGATTATCGGCGGCCTGACGATCGGCATTCTGGAAAACCTCGCCGAGTTCGTCGACGGTCAGTACCTCCATGTCGGCAACATGTACTCCGTGGCGCCTTTCTACGTCCTTCTCATCATCCTGATGATCAAGCCTTACGGCCTGTTCGGCACACCCGATATCGAGCGAGTGTAA
- a CDS encoding branched-chain amino acid ABC transporter permease, which produces MVHVPNPRPTGDFRVSYAADRTIFRTRNETMAVMVGLALVALAPLFFGGYVLSQLILIGIYGIAALGLNVLTGMTGQISLGHGAFFGFGAFASAWIASRGIPVLIAIPLAGVMTMAVGMIFGIPAARLKGLYLAIATLASQYILEDFFARADWFTGGTYGSLAETASLFGFQFNSDARYLYLVLFWVIVTFIGVANLSRTRDGRALVAVRDHYLSAEIMGINLTKYRILSFGISSFFAGIGGALYGHYLGFVSAEGFTILLSIEFLAMIIIGGLGSVSGSLLGAAFILLLPQAMEVFANALATVVPAIAQGTAYIKQMSVGAAIILFLVLEPEGLVHRWRMMRASWKLYPFSH; this is translated from the coding sequence ATGGTTCACGTCCCGAATCCAAGACCGACCGGCGATTTCCGCGTCTCCTATGCGGCGGACCGCACGATCTTCCGCACCAGAAATGAGACCATGGCGGTCATGGTCGGCCTGGCACTCGTTGCGCTGGCTCCGCTCTTTTTCGGCGGATACGTTCTGTCGCAGCTTATTCTGATCGGCATCTACGGAATCGCCGCGCTGGGACTGAACGTCCTGACGGGCATGACCGGCCAGATATCACTCGGCCACGGCGCCTTTTTCGGCTTCGGCGCCTTCGCATCGGCCTGGATCGCAAGCCGCGGCATCCCGGTGCTGATCGCAATCCCGCTGGCCGGTGTCATGACCATGGCTGTCGGCATGATCTTCGGCATCCCGGCCGCGCGGCTGAAAGGTCTCTATCTCGCCATTGCCACGCTCGCCTCACAGTACATCCTCGAGGACTTCTTCGCCCGTGCCGACTGGTTCACCGGAGGCACCTACGGTTCGCTTGCTGAAACGGCCAGCCTCTTCGGCTTCCAGTTCAACAGCGATGCGCGCTATCTCTATCTGGTCCTGTTCTGGGTGATCGTGACCTTCATCGGGGTCGCCAATCTTTCGCGAACCCGTGACGGTCGCGCGCTTGTCGCGGTGCGCGATCACTATCTCTCCGCCGAGATCATGGGGATCAACCTGACGAAGTACCGCATCCTTTCCTTCGGCATATCGTCCTTCTTCGCCGGGATCGGCGGCGCACTCTACGGCCACTATCTTGGCTTCGTCTCTGCGGAAGGTTTCACGATCCTGTTGTCGATCGAGTTCCTGGCGATGATCATCATTGGCGGTCTCGGATCCGTATCCGGATCGCTGCTCGGCGCAGCCTTCATCCTTCTGTTGCCGCAAGCGATGGAAGTGTTCGCAAACGCGCTGGCGACAGTTGTGCCGGCCATCGCGCAGGGCACGGCCTATATCAAACAGATGAGCGTCGGAGCCGCGATTATCCTGTTCCTTGTTCTGGAACCGGAAGGACTGGTTCACCGCTGGCGCATGATGCGTGCGAGCTGGAAACTCTACCCGTTCTCGCACTGA
- a CDS encoding ABC transporter substrate-binding protein translates to MMSLTRLTFATAFAAGTILSGSALAQEDSVLVGHLADYTGATSFVGKQYGPGVSDAFKQINADGGIDGTMVELDTVDYAYKVPEAIALFKRWVGNGMVALQGWGTADTEALISFVAREEIPTISGSYSAHLTDPQGKNPNTRAPAPFNFFYGPSYSDSCRALVQWASEDAKEKGVENPTFVHTGDNHPYPNAPKEACASYAEELGFTVAPPVVVPLAPGDFKAQCLTIKDSGAQYVYMGNLGGSVVSLIKSCNTVGVEATYMGNPWAGDYQTVEAAETQNLIFPSSTPFYGADVPGMELVKKIVENGEGQVGDRPTHHYLRGVCSAYYMKEAMEWAKANGGINGKNIRDGMYQKSDWVPEGLEGVCSPSTWTEDDHRGLLKVTINSGSFKDGEAVIEKIAEIDVPRRDEWLGQ, encoded by the coding sequence ATGATGTCGCTCACACGACTGACCTTCGCCACCGCCTTTGCGGCAGGCACCATTCTTTCGGGTTCGGCCTTGGCACAGGAAGACAGCGTTCTGGTCGGCCATCTGGCTGACTATACGGGCGCCACCTCCTTCGTCGGAAAACAGTACGGGCCCGGCGTTTCCGACGCATTCAAGCAGATCAACGCCGATGGCGGCATCGATGGGACCATGGTCGAGCTCGACACTGTCGACTACGCCTACAAGGTTCCAGAGGCCATTGCTCTCTTCAAAAGGTGGGTCGGCAACGGCATGGTCGCCCTTCAGGGATGGGGCACGGCTGACACCGAAGCCCTGATCTCGTTCGTGGCGCGCGAAGAAATCCCGACGATCTCCGGTTCCTATTCGGCCCACCTCACCGATCCGCAGGGCAAGAACCCCAATACAAGGGCACCGGCGCCGTTCAATTTCTTCTACGGTCCGTCCTATTCGGATTCCTGCCGTGCGCTCGTCCAGTGGGCCTCGGAAGACGCCAAGGAGAAGGGCGTCGAGAACCCGACCTTCGTCCATACGGGCGACAACCACCCCTATCCGAACGCTCCGAAAGAAGCCTGCGCATCTTACGCGGAAGAGCTGGGCTTTACCGTGGCTCCGCCGGTTGTCGTGCCGCTCGCACCGGGTGACTTCAAGGCGCAGTGCCTGACCATCAAGGATAGCGGTGCCCAGTATGTTTATATGGGCAATCTGGGCGGCTCGGTCGTTTCGCTCATCAAGAGCTGCAACACGGTCGGCGTCGAAGCCACCTATATGGGCAACCCATGGGCCGGCGACTATCAGACGGTGGAAGCTGCCGAGACGCAGAACCTCATCTTCCCGTCCTCCACACCGTTCTACGGCGCTGACGTACCCGGCATGGAACTGGTCAAAAAGATCGTCGAGAACGGCGAAGGCCAGGTCGGCGATCGTCCGACCCACCATTACCTGCGCGGCGTCTGCTCGGCCTATTACATGAAGGAAGCCATGGAATGGGCCAAGGCCAATGGCGGCATCAATGGCAAGAACATCCGTGATGGCATGTACCAGAAGAGCGATTGGGTGCCGGAAGGCCTCGAAGGCGTCTGCTCGCCCTCGACCTGGACCGAGGACGACCATCGCGGCCTGCTGAAGGTGACGATCAACTCCGGCTCGTTCAAGGACGGCGAAGCTGTCATCGAAAAGATCGCCGAGATCGACGTCCCGCGCCGTGATGAATGGCTCGGCCAGTAA
- a CDS encoding ABC transporter ATP-binding protein → MTMTAEAKVSDNAPSKANDTLLSLNNVEVVFNDVILVLRGMSLDARRGQITALLGANGAGKSTTLKAIAGLLKTEDGEITRGTVSYNDSDITYTAPDKKVRDGIFLVMEGRGIVQDMTIRDNLRLGAFTRRDADIESEIEEVYRFFPRLQERKGLAGYLSGGEQQMLAIGRAMMAKPKLIMMDEPSMGLSPLLVKEVFGIIRRLNEELGISILLVEQNANMALKVADYGYIMENGKIVLDGTGAELSENEDVKEFYLGGGERRSFRNVKSFRRRKRWL, encoded by the coding sequence ATGACCATGACCGCCGAAGCCAAAGTCTCGGATAATGCGCCCTCTAAGGCGAACGACACATTGCTGTCGCTGAACAATGTCGAGGTCGTCTTCAACGACGTGATCCTTGTTCTGCGCGGCATGTCACTCGATGCGCGGCGCGGCCAGATCACGGCGCTGCTCGGTGCGAACGGCGCAGGCAAATCCACCACGCTGAAAGCAATTGCCGGCCTGTTGAAGACCGAGGATGGCGAAATCACCCGCGGAACGGTGAGCTATAACGATAGCGATATCACCTACACAGCCCCCGACAAGAAGGTTCGCGACGGCATCTTTCTTGTCATGGAAGGGCGCGGGATCGTTCAGGACATGACGATCCGTGACAATCTCCGGCTCGGCGCGTTTACCCGCCGCGACGCCGATATCGAGTCAGAAATCGAGGAAGTGTACCGCTTCTTTCCCCGCCTGCAGGAACGCAAGGGCCTCGCTGGCTACCTTTCTGGCGGCGAGCAGCAGATGCTGGCGATCGGGCGCGCCATGATGGCGAAGCCGAAGCTGATCATGATGGACGAGCCGTCCATGGGCCTGTCTCCGCTTCTGGTGAAAGAGGTTTTCGGCATTATCCGTCGCCTCAATGAGGAACTCGGCATTTCCATTCTTCTCGTCGAGCAGAACGCCAACATGGCGCTCAAGGTCGCCGACTACGGATACATCATGGAAAACGGCAAGATCGTGCTCGACGGCACCGGCGCCGAGCTGTCCGAGAACGAGGACGTCAAGGAATTCTATCTGGGCGGCGGCGAGCGCCGCTCGTTCCGAAACGTCAAGAGCTTCCGTCGCCGGAAGCGCTGGCTTTGA
- a CDS encoding phenylacetate--CoA ligase family protein has protein sequence MSKFFDRLEERTAHDRESDLFDALRRQISNAKSNAPYYQQALADIDPQTVGDRGALAKLPILRKSDLPALQAESPPLGGLATQDAGKFRRLFLSPGPIIEPEADEEHWRMGRALHAAGIGAGDRVMNTFAYHLTPAGFMFDHGCMAVGASVFAGGIGNTEQQAEAIGRLGLTAYVGTPDFLKTILERADASNIDVSGLTRALVSGGPLFPNLREWYAARGITVRQCYGTAELGLIAYESAGPADGMVTDENALVEIVRPGTGDPVESGEVGEVGEVVVTTFNPHYPLIRFATGDMSAFMAEPSPCGRTAPRLKGWMGRADQTTKVRGMFVHPSQVARIIKPFDGIDRARLIVTENEGHDQLTLHVECEGEPNGLAERLADALRAECRLRGNIVFDRPGSLPNDGKVVDDRRQLGV, from the coding sequence ATGTCCAAATTCTTCGACAGACTTGAAGAGCGTACGGCGCACGACCGCGAATCCGACCTGTTCGACGCCCTGCGCCGCCAGATATCCAACGCCAAATCGAACGCGCCCTATTACCAGCAGGCGCTGGCCGATATCGATCCCCAGACGGTAGGTGACCGTGGCGCGCTCGCGAAGCTCCCGATCCTGCGCAAATCGGATCTGCCCGCCCTTCAGGCGGAAAGCCCGCCCCTCGGCGGCCTTGCGACACAGGATGCGGGTAAGTTTCGCCGTCTCTTTTTGTCGCCCGGCCCGATTATCGAGCCGGAAGCCGATGAGGAGCACTGGCGCATGGGCCGGGCTCTGCATGCAGCCGGCATCGGCGCGGGCGATCGTGTCATGAATACCTTCGCCTATCATCTGACCCCCGCCGGCTTCATGTTCGATCATGGCTGCATGGCCGTCGGTGCTTCGGTCTTCGCAGGCGGCATCGGCAATACGGAGCAGCAGGCCGAGGCGATCGGCAGACTTGGTCTCACCGCCTATGTCGGCACACCCGATTTTCTCAAGACCATTCTGGAACGGGCCGACGCCAGTAACATCGATGTGTCAGGGCTCACCCGCGCTCTTGTAAGCGGCGGCCCCCTCTTTCCAAACCTGCGCGAATGGTACGCCGCGCGAGGCATCACCGTACGCCAGTGCTACGGCACGGCCGAACTCGGGCTGATCGCTTATGAGAGCGCCGGTCCCGCCGACGGCATGGTGACCGATGAAAATGCTTTGGTCGAGATCGTCCGGCCCGGAACGGGCGATCCGGTGGAGAGCGGCGAGGTCGGCGAGGTCGGCGAGGTCGTGGTGACGACCTTCAATCCGCACTATCCGCTCATTCGCTTTGCCACCGGCGATATGTCGGCCTTTATGGCGGAACCATCGCCCTGTGGCAGAACCGCGCCGCGTTTGAAGGGATGGATGGGACGTGCCGACCAGACGACGAAGGTCAGGGGCATGTTCGTTCATCCCTCGCAGGTGGCCCGCATCATCAAGCCGTTTGACGGGATCGACCGCGCGCGCCTGATCGTTACCGAAAACGAGGGCCACGACCAGTTGACGCTACACGTGGAATGCGAGGGCGAACCGAATGGTCTGGCCGAACGGCTGGCCGATGCCTTGCGGGCGGAATGCCGCCTTCGCGGTAATATCGTATTCGATCGTCCCGGCAGTCTGCCCAATGACGGCAAGGTTGTGGATGATCGCCGCCAATTGGGGGTATGA
- a CDS encoding acetyl-CoA C-acyltransferase produces MTSETIVITGAARTPMGAFQGELSGVSATELGSAAIETALKKASVSGQSVDEVFMGNVLPAGLGQAPARQAAIHAGIDQKTPCNTISKVCGSGMRAVMFAHDALKLGQGDVMVAGGMESMSNAPYLLPKARSGYRIGHGQVLDHMMLDGLEDAYDVAPDGTRRSMGTFGEDCAEKYQLTRDAQDAYAIASVERAAKANEDGGFDWEMTPIIVKSRRGETVIDSDEGPRSIKLDKIPNLRPAFRKDGTITAASSSSINDGAAALVLTTASQAEKSGTTPIARIVGHSAYAAEPGWFTTAPIFAMDKLLERIDWSYDDVDLFEINEAFAVVPMVAMKQRSIPHEKVNVHGGACALGHPIGASGARILVTLLGALKSRGLTKGVASICIGGGEATALAVEMLD; encoded by the coding sequence ATGACATCTGAAACCATCGTGATCACAGGCGCTGCACGAACCCCTATGGGTGCTTTCCAGGGCGAACTTTCCGGCGTATCGGCGACGGAACTCGGATCGGCAGCCATCGAGACCGCTCTGAAGAAGGCTTCAGTGTCCGGCCAGTCGGTCGACGAGGTTTTCATGGGCAACGTCCTTCCGGCAGGCCTCGGCCAGGCGCCGGCGCGTCAGGCTGCCATTCATGCCGGCATCGATCAGAAAACACCGTGCAACACCATTTCGAAGGTCTGCGGCTCGGGCATGCGGGCCGTCATGTTCGCCCATGACGCTCTGAAGCTCGGTCAGGGTGACGTGATGGTGGCCGGCGGCATGGAGAGCATGAGCAACGCGCCATATCTTTTGCCAAAAGCAAGGAGCGGCTATCGGATCGGCCACGGCCAGGTTCTCGACCACATGATGCTGGACGGCCTTGAAGACGCCTACGACGTCGCACCCGATGGAACGCGCCGTTCGATGGGAACCTTCGGAGAGGACTGTGCCGAAAAATACCAGCTGACCCGCGATGCGCAGGACGCCTACGCGATCGCGAGCGTGGAGCGCGCGGCCAAGGCCAATGAGGATGGTGGCTTCGATTGGGAGATGACTCCGATCATCGTCAAGTCGCGCCGCGGCGAGACCGTCATCGACAGCGACGAAGGCCCCCGCAGCATAAAACTGGACAAGATTCCGAATTTGCGACCGGCCTTTCGAAAGGATGGCACGATCACGGCAGCGTCCTCCTCCTCCATCAACGATGGCGCGGCGGCGCTGGTCCTGACGACCGCATCACAGGCGGAGAAAAGCGGCACCACCCCAATCGCCCGCATTGTCGGCCACAGCGCCTATGCGGCGGAGCCGGGATGGTTCACGACCGCACCGATCTTCGCCATGGACAAATTGCTGGAACGGATCGACTGGTCCTATGACGATGTCGACCTCTTCGAGATCAACGAGGCGTTCGCGGTGGTGCCGATGGTGGCAATGAAGCAGCGCTCCATACCGCATGAGAAGGTGAATGTGCATGGCGGCGCGTGTGCGCTCGGCCATCCGATTGGCGCCTCCGGCGCGCGCATTCTGGTGACACTATTGGGTGCTCTCAAGAGCCGGGGACTCACCAAGGGCGTTGCCTCTATCTGTATCGGCGGCGGAGAAGCCACGGCACTTGCGGTGGAAATGCTCGACTAG